One Prunus dulcis chromosome 8, ALMONDv2, whole genome shotgun sequence DNA window includes the following coding sequences:
- the LOC117637464 gene encoding mitochondrial import receptor subunit TOM9-2 → MAAQARKGGISLPERRNPKKDDEGVISKFSQSQVVVRGKQAANDAAFVTKKLMKSTGKAAWIAGTTFLILVVPLIIAMDREQQLNELELQQANILGTSAPPPK, encoded by the coding sequence atggCGGCCCAAGCTCGAAAAGGAGGCATCTCCCTCCCGGAAAGGCGAAACCCTAAGAAGGATGACGAAGGCGTGATCTCCAAGTTCTCGCAGTCCCAAGTCGTCGTTCGGGGCAAGCAGGCCGCAAACGACGCCGCATTCGTCACTAAGAAGCTCATGAAGAGCACCGGCAAGGCCGCTTGGATCGCCGGCACCACGTTCCTCATACTGGTTGTGCCATTGATCATCGCCATGGACCGCGAGCAGCAGCTGAACGAGCTTGAGCTCCAGCAGGCCAACATCCTCGGCACCTCAGCCCCGCCTCCTAAGTGA
- the LOC117638030 gene encoding uncharacterized protein LOC117638030: MYPKVKVRLQEQDDYFSPQNHHRTLLLTNASDESVPGKEIQSCSPPSIAITKKAYVCKLQGHSISSSKAENSRNPGKATKPADARSCSILRPRAVLSSPENDGMIGSRNKVVDKISLAVKVHNTKEKVAAAQKPQQPKIVQSQVKKAARPVNMTKRLQQSVDKKNGVVQSRIQKPMMEKQQPSLGMRKPSFTST; encoded by the exons a TGTATCCTAAAGTGAAGGTGAGGCTACAAGAACAAGATGATTATTTTTCCCCACAAAATCATCACAGGACATTGCTGTTGACAAATGCCTCTGATGAATCTGTCCCTG GGAAGGAGATTCAAAGCTGTTCTCCACCATCAATTGCCATAACCAAGAAGGCTTATGTCTGCAAGCTACAGGGACACTCCATTTCTTCATCCAAAG CAGAGAACAGCAGAAATCCTGGTAAGGCTACAAAACCAGCTGATGCTAGATCTTGTTCAATCCTTCGTCCCCGTGCCGTCTTATCTAGCCCTG AAAATGATGGGATGATTGGAAGCAGAAACAAGGTGGTTGATAAAATCTCATTGGCTGTCAAAGTGCATAACACAAAAGAGAAAGTGGCAGCTGCCCAAAAGCCCCAGCAACCCAAGATCGTCCAAAGTCAGGTGAAGAAGGCGGCAAGGCCTGTGAACATGACCAAAAGGCTCCAACAAAGCGTTGATAAAAAGAATGGGGTGGTGCAGAGTAGAATTCAAAAACCCATGATGGAGAAACAGCAACCAAGCCTTGGAATGAGGAAACCAAGTTTTACTTCAACTTAA
- the LOC117638804 gene encoding probable inactive histone-lysine N-methyltransferase SUVR2 isoform X1: MAQKPKVQAALKAMAELGINEKQVKPVLKRLFKLFDKNWELIEAENYRVLIDAIFDEEENEIVEEKKNCKNYDEEDMEEEPQVRHEASRTSKRLHSSGHESSSQKKKSTNADLESDMEEELPLPHQRERPLKRLRKSHEGQVSPFPNTCNPMLGDTSSVRPKVEKDELLGTRSPQQLRDITRSPESRAELQQPISPHIGNKNKGKQPVMSKPLAPHGVRFKELVVAEPGIILLPKQNVNTHQLLKPKDEPFTDDMAQDEVPIAAILPDPSSEENPILQDGATVEQNDQEHVASQEKESTTNGIQASYNEGNTNSELATIEEESPSNLEIASSPLGEVKLSFSCNSAIGRPDFHMPNLDAVIKLTEEKCLHSYKIIDPNFSLKNLLAHMCESFLELGSNSNSESQDGSISVAPNLDALRKTTAWDAGGGTKELLCMQSFSLNGSVSIEHPTVVTASQVPRLPLSLNGFGECREACGRTASNGFSEVNKEGGLEDSRDLVVVQQSDLTTDDLRAYHDINDITKGAERVTIPWVNEMNSECPLSFFYISRSLVFQDADVNFCLSGIGDGDCCSTCLGDCLSVPVRCACACQTGGEFAYTPEGLVKDDFLEECISMTRSPQQHHPLYCKSCPLERVKNDDCLEPCKGHSRRKFIKECWSKCGCVMQCGNRVVQRGLNCKLQVFFTSDGKGWGLRTLEDLPKGAFVCEYVGEVLTSKELQERNIQSARSGKRPYPVLLDANWGLKADLRNEEALCLDATKYGNVARFINHRCLDANLVEIPVEVETPDHCYYHIAFFTTRKVDALEELNWDYGIDFDDHDHPVKVFQCRCGSKFCRNMKRSNRSRSASIAA; this comes from the exons ATGGCGCAAAAACCAAAAGTTCAGGCAGCCCTTAAAGCAATGGCAGAGCTTGGTATTAATGAAAAACAGGTCAAACCAGTGTTGAAGAGACTTTTTAAGTTATTTGACAAAAACTGGGAACTGATCGAAGCAGAGAATTATAGAGTGCTTATAGATGCTATATTTGATGAGGAGGAAAATGAG ATTgtggaagagaagaagaattgCAAGAACTACGAT GAGGAAGATATGGAGGAAGAACCTCAAGTGCGTCATGAAGCTAGTCGTACCTCAAAAAGGTTACATTCAAGCGGTCATGAGAGTTCATCACAGAAGAAGAAATCCACAAATGCTGAT CTGGAGAGTGATATGGAGGAAGAATTGCCGCTGCCTCATCAGCGGGAACGTCCCCTTAAAAGGTTGCGAAAAAGTCATGAGGGTCAGGTTTCACCATTCCCAAATACCTGCAACCCTATGTTAGGTGATACTTCATCGGTAAGACCAAAAGTTGAGAAAGATGAGCTACTTGGTACTCGTTCTCCCCAGCAGCTACGGGACATTACACGGTCACCTGAGTCAAGGGCAGAATTGCAGCAACCAATTTCACCCCATATTGGtaataaaaacaaaggcaAGCAACCTGTTATGTCTAAACCCTTGGCACCTCACGGAGTACGCTTTAAGGAGCTGGTGGTGGCAGAACCAGGCATCATTCTTTTGCCTAAACAGAATGTTAACACTCATCAATTACTGAAGCCTAAAGATGAGCCCTTCACTGATGACATGGCACAAGATGAGGTTCCTATTGCAGCCATTCTACCTG ATCCCTCAAGTGAAGAAAACCCTATACTCCAAGATGGTGCAACCGTGGAACAGAATGATCAAGAACATGTGGCATCCCAAGAGAAAGAAAGTACAACAAATGGTATTCAAGCTTCATATAATGAGGGGAATACAAACTCTGAGCTTGCAACCATTGAAGAGGAATCTCCTTCTAACTTAGAAATTGCCTCTTCACCCTTAGGAGAGGTAAAGCTTTCTTTCAGTTGTAATTCAGCTATTGGAAGACCAGATTTTCATATGCCTAATCTAGACGCCGTTATAAAATTGACGGAGGAAAAATGTCTGCACTCATACAAAATTATTGACCCAAACTTTTCTCTAAAGAATCTGTTGGCGCATATGTGTGAGAGCTTTTTGGAATTGGGATCTAATTCCAATAGTGAATCACAGGATGGATCAATTAGTGTAGCGCCAAATCTTGATGCATTGAGAAAAACTACTGCTTGGGATGCTGGTGGTGGAACTAAGGAACTACTATGTATGCAGTCATTTTCTTTAAACGGATCTGTTAGTATTGAACACCCTACTGTGGTTACTGCTTCTCAAGTTCCAAGACTTCCCTTGTCTTTGAATGGTTTTGGTGAATGCAGAGAAGCCTGTGGGAGGACTGCTTCTAATGGTTTTTCTGAGGTTAATAAGGAAGGTGGATTGGAAGACTCTCGTGATCTGGTTGTTGTTCAACAGTCTGATCTGACGACTGATGATTTAAGGGCTTATCATGATATAAATGATATAACTAAAGGAGCAGAAAGAGTCACAATACCATGGGTAAATGAAATGAACAGCGAGTGTCCACTATCCTTCTTCTACATCTCCCGAAGCCTTGTTTTCCAAGACGCTGATGTTAACTTCTGTCTTTCTGGTATTGGGGATGGGGATTGCTGCTCAACTTGCTTAGGTGATTGCCTATCAGTGCCTGTACGTTGTGCTTGTGCATGTCAGACTGGGGGGGAGTTTGCTTACACCCCAGAAGGCCTTGTTAAGGATGATTTCTTGGAAGAGTGTATCTCTATGACTCGCAGTCCTCAACAACATCATCCCTTATATTGTAAAAGCTGCCCACTTGAAAGAGTAAAGAATGATGATTGTTTAGAACCATGCAAAGGCCACTCAAGGAGAAAGTTTATCAAAGAATGCTGGAGCAAATGTGGCTGCGTCATGCAATGTGGCAATCGAGTGGTCCAGAGAGGCTTAAATTGCAAGTTGCAG GTATTTTTTACTTCTGACGGAAAAGGTTGGGGTCTACGAACCTTAGAGGACTTGCCAAAAGGCGCCTTTGTGTGTGAGTATGTTGGAGAAGTGCTAACCAGCAAAGAGTTACAGGAGAGGAACATTCAAAGCGCCAGAAGTGGGAAACGTCCCTATCCAGTGCTCCTGGATGCAAACTGGGGTTTGAAAGCGGATTTGAGGAATGAAGAAGCTCTCTGTTTGGATGCAACAAAATATGGAAATGTTGCTAGGTTTATTAATCACAG ATGTTTGGATGCAAACTTGGTTGAAATCCCAGTTGAAGTGGAGACCCCGGATCATTGCTACTATCAT ATTGCTTTCTTCACAACAAGAAAAGTGGATGCTTTGGAAGAGCTTAATTGG GATTATGGCATTGACTTTGACGACCATGATCATCCTGTTAAGGTGTTCCAGTGCCGATGTGGTAGTAAATTTTGCAGGAACATGAAACGTTCAAATA GATCTAGATCTGCATCAATTGCAGCATGA
- the LOC117637414 gene encoding plasmodesmata-located protein 1, which yields MGLPTKLSPFMCSALLFYTVFASFPFAITSADFTNLVYKGCASQKFQDPSSSQTLKSLFDSLVLQSSQKTFFSTTSGEGQNAISGLYQCRGDLTTSQCNSCVKKIPNLVSKLCGEVVAARVQLGGCYLRYEIAGFKQVSGTEFLFKICKSDQASGSSGFEEKRDSAFAMVENGVKNGTGGLFYAGTYQSVYVLGQCEGDLGTGDCGDCVKSADQKAKTECGDSISGQIYLQKCYINYSYYPNGVPSITSSSGTVGSRHHTQRTVAIAVGGLAAFGFLVVCLMFVRQLMKKHGGKHGDYY from the exons ATGGGTTTGCCCACCAAGCTATCTCCTTTCATGTGCTCTGCTCTGCTTTTCTACACAGTCTTTGCTTCCTTTCCCTTTGCCATCACTTCTGCTGATTTCACAAACTTGGTTTACAAGGGCTGTGCAAGCCAAAAGTTCCAGGACCCAAGTTCTTCACAAACCCTCAAATCCCTCTTTGATTCTCTGGTCTTACAATCTTCACAGAAGACTTTCTTTTCAACCACTTCTGGTGAAGGCCAAAATGCCATCTCAGGCCTGTATCAATGCAGGGGAGACCTCACCACCTCCCAGTGTAACAGCTGTGTGAAAAAGATCCCAAATTTGGTCAGCAAACTCTGTGGAGAAGTCGTAGCAGCTAGAGTTCAGCTCGGTGGGTGTTACTTGCGCTATGAGATTGCTGGGTTCAAGCAGGTTTCTGGAACAGAGTTTTTGTTCAAGATCTGTAAGTCAGATCAGGCAAGTGGAAGCAGTGGGTTTGAGGAGAAGAGAGACTCGGCTTTTGCTATGGTGGAGAATGGGGTGAAGAATGGAACTGGTGGGTTGTTTTATGCTGGGACCTATCAGTCTGTGTATGTTTTGGGGCAGTGTGAAGGTGATTTGGGCACTGGGGATTGTGGGGATTGTGTGAAAAGTGCTGATCAGAAGGCTAAGACTGAGTGTGGTGATTCAATTTCTGGGCAGATATATCTTCAGAAGTGCTATATTAACTACAGCTATTACCCCAATGGTGTTCCAAGCATAACTTCATCATCAG GGACTGTAGGGTCTAGGCATCATACACAAAGGACAGTGGCGATTGCAGTGGGAGGATTGGCagcttttgggtttttagtGGTTTGCCTGATGTTTGTTCGGCAGCTCATGAAAAAACATGGTGGTAAACATGGAGATTACTATTGA
- the LOC117638804 gene encoding probable inactive histone-lysine N-methyltransferase SUVR2 isoform X2: MAQKPKVQAALKAMAELGINEKQVKPVLKRLFKLFDKNWELIEAENYRVLIDAIFDEEENEIVEEKKNCKNYDEEDMEEEPQVRHEASRTSKRLHSSGHESSSQKKKSTNADLESDMEEELPLPHQRERPLKRLRKSHEGQVSPFPNTCNPMLGDTSSVRPKVEKDELLGTRSPQQLRDITRSPESRAELQQPISPHIGNKNKGKQPVMSKPLAPHGVRFKELVVAEPGIILLPKQNVNTHQLLKPKDEPFTDDMAQDEVPIAAILPDPSSEENPILQDGATVEQNDQEHVASQEKESTTNGIQASYNEGNTNSELATIEEESPSNLEIASSPLGEDGSISVAPNLDALRKTTAWDAGGGTKELLCMQSFSLNGSVSIEHPTVVTASQVPRLPLSLNGFGECREACGRTASNGFSEVNKEGGLEDSRDLVVVQQSDLTTDDLRAYHDINDITKGAERVTIPWVNEMNSECPLSFFYISRSLVFQDADVNFCLSGIGDGDCCSTCLGDCLSVPVRCACACQTGGEFAYTPEGLVKDDFLEECISMTRSPQQHHPLYCKSCPLERVKNDDCLEPCKGHSRRKFIKECWSKCGCVMQCGNRVVQRGLNCKLQVFFTSDGKGWGLRTLEDLPKGAFVCEYVGEVLTSKELQERNIQSARSGKRPYPVLLDANWGLKADLRNEEALCLDATKYGNVARFINHRCLDANLVEIPVEVETPDHCYYHIAFFTTRKVDALEELNWDYGIDFDDHDHPVKVFQCRCGSKFCRNMKRSNRSRSASIAA, from the exons ATGGCGCAAAAACCAAAAGTTCAGGCAGCCCTTAAAGCAATGGCAGAGCTTGGTATTAATGAAAAACAGGTCAAACCAGTGTTGAAGAGACTTTTTAAGTTATTTGACAAAAACTGGGAACTGATCGAAGCAGAGAATTATAGAGTGCTTATAGATGCTATATTTGATGAGGAGGAAAATGAG ATTgtggaagagaagaagaattgCAAGAACTACGAT GAGGAAGATATGGAGGAAGAACCTCAAGTGCGTCATGAAGCTAGTCGTACCTCAAAAAGGTTACATTCAAGCGGTCATGAGAGTTCATCACAGAAGAAGAAATCCACAAATGCTGAT CTGGAGAGTGATATGGAGGAAGAATTGCCGCTGCCTCATCAGCGGGAACGTCCCCTTAAAAGGTTGCGAAAAAGTCATGAGGGTCAGGTTTCACCATTCCCAAATACCTGCAACCCTATGTTAGGTGATACTTCATCGGTAAGACCAAAAGTTGAGAAAGATGAGCTACTTGGTACTCGTTCTCCCCAGCAGCTACGGGACATTACACGGTCACCTGAGTCAAGGGCAGAATTGCAGCAACCAATTTCACCCCATATTGGtaataaaaacaaaggcaAGCAACCTGTTATGTCTAAACCCTTGGCACCTCACGGAGTACGCTTTAAGGAGCTGGTGGTGGCAGAACCAGGCATCATTCTTTTGCCTAAACAGAATGTTAACACTCATCAATTACTGAAGCCTAAAGATGAGCCCTTCACTGATGACATGGCACAAGATGAGGTTCCTATTGCAGCCATTCTACCTG ATCCCTCAAGTGAAGAAAACCCTATACTCCAAGATGGTGCAACCGTGGAACAGAATGATCAAGAACATGTGGCATCCCAAGAGAAAGAAAGTACAACAAATGGTATTCAAGCTTCATATAATGAGGGGAATACAAACTCTGAGCTTGCAACCATTGAAGAGGAATCTCCTTCTAACTTAGAAATTGCCTCTTCACCCTTAGGAGAG GATGGATCAATTAGTGTAGCGCCAAATCTTGATGCATTGAGAAAAACTACTGCTTGGGATGCTGGTGGTGGAACTAAGGAACTACTATGTATGCAGTCATTTTCTTTAAACGGATCTGTTAGTATTGAACACCCTACTGTGGTTACTGCTTCTCAAGTTCCAAGACTTCCCTTGTCTTTGAATGGTTTTGGTGAATGCAGAGAAGCCTGTGGGAGGACTGCTTCTAATGGTTTTTCTGAGGTTAATAAGGAAGGTGGATTGGAAGACTCTCGTGATCTGGTTGTTGTTCAACAGTCTGATCTGACGACTGATGATTTAAGGGCTTATCATGATATAAATGATATAACTAAAGGAGCAGAAAGAGTCACAATACCATGGGTAAATGAAATGAACAGCGAGTGTCCACTATCCTTCTTCTACATCTCCCGAAGCCTTGTTTTCCAAGACGCTGATGTTAACTTCTGTCTTTCTGGTATTGGGGATGGGGATTGCTGCTCAACTTGCTTAGGTGATTGCCTATCAGTGCCTGTACGTTGTGCTTGTGCATGTCAGACTGGGGGGGAGTTTGCTTACACCCCAGAAGGCCTTGTTAAGGATGATTTCTTGGAAGAGTGTATCTCTATGACTCGCAGTCCTCAACAACATCATCCCTTATATTGTAAAAGCTGCCCACTTGAAAGAGTAAAGAATGATGATTGTTTAGAACCATGCAAAGGCCACTCAAGGAGAAAGTTTATCAAAGAATGCTGGAGCAAATGTGGCTGCGTCATGCAATGTGGCAATCGAGTGGTCCAGAGAGGCTTAAATTGCAAGTTGCAG GTATTTTTTACTTCTGACGGAAAAGGTTGGGGTCTACGAACCTTAGAGGACTTGCCAAAAGGCGCCTTTGTGTGTGAGTATGTTGGAGAAGTGCTAACCAGCAAAGAGTTACAGGAGAGGAACATTCAAAGCGCCAGAAGTGGGAAACGTCCCTATCCAGTGCTCCTGGATGCAAACTGGGGTTTGAAAGCGGATTTGAGGAATGAAGAAGCTCTCTGTTTGGATGCAACAAAATATGGAAATGTTGCTAGGTTTATTAATCACAG ATGTTTGGATGCAAACTTGGTTGAAATCCCAGTTGAAGTGGAGACCCCGGATCATTGCTACTATCAT ATTGCTTTCTTCACAACAAGAAAAGTGGATGCTTTGGAAGAGCTTAATTGG GATTATGGCATTGACTTTGACGACCATGATCATCCTGTTAAGGTGTTCCAGTGCCGATGTGGTAGTAAATTTTGCAGGAACATGAAACGTTCAAATA GATCTAGATCTGCATCAATTGCAGCATGA